A stretch of the Aggregatibacter sp. HMT-949 genome encodes the following:
- a CDS encoding energy-coupling factor ABC transporter ATP-binding protein: protein MLSVKNLCIERHGTPIINDLSFTLAGQTRLFVQGEIGTGKTTLLLALLGFVPITRGEISLFGKICRREKDFAPFRGPIGICFQNADDQLFGPTVLDDVAFGPLNQNIAREQAYQIAEQQLERLGIKHLKDRTVHTLSGGEKNFTALAGVLAMRPKILLLDEPTNGLDRKNSEKLLTLLHELRLPMLISSHHQGFIHRLADEIISL, encoded by the coding sequence ATGTTGTCCGTTAAAAATCTTTGTATTGAACGCCATGGCACGCCGATTATTAACGATTTAAGTTTCACTTTGGCGGGACAAACCCGCTTGTTTGTACAAGGCGAAATCGGCACCGGCAAAACCACCTTGCTACTAGCATTGCTCGGTTTTGTACCGATTACACGAGGCGAAATCAGCCTATTCGGAAAAATTTGCCGCCGAGAAAAAGACTTTGCGCCGTTTCGCGGTCCGATCGGCATTTGTTTCCAAAATGCCGATGATCAACTATTCGGCCCAACGGTATTGGATGATGTGGCATTTGGCCCCTTGAATCAAAACATAGCGCGTGAACAGGCTTATCAGATTGCCGAGCAACAACTTGAGCGTCTTGGTATCAAGCATTTAAAAGATCGTACGGTGCACACGCTTTCCGGTGGCGAGAAAAATTTCACCGCCCTTGCCGGCGTGTTGGCGATGCGACCAAAAATTTTACTATTGGATGAACCGACCAACGGGCTGGATCGAAAAAATAGCGAAAAATTGCTTACATTGTTGCACGAATTGCGTTTGCCAATGCTGATTTCCTCGCATCATCAAGGATTTATCCACCGCTTAGCGGACGAAATTATTAGTTTATGA
- a CDS encoding CbiQ family ECF transporter T component: MNKNLSHCLPHFSPSSFLAPHWRLIGLFFWGLIISVLTDFAYLIGLNAVLILTFAILLLRSQKSLSPYCKRGIALLIFIALIWATLSWRIEQNRIELNPQGILLAEILTLRMNLLLFSLWLFLWNISDAVLLQALSKLPLPKKLLQLFILTVRYIALLSKLRQKMDRAMRARGFCPGVNRRTLYVIAQSVTLLLIHALLKAETAQIALKCRGFQFTQKKENENVVR; the protein is encoded by the coding sequence ATGAACAAAAATCTCAGCCATTGTCTGCCGCACTTTTCCCCGTCTTCCTTTTTAGCACCGCATTGGCGCCTTATCGGACTGTTTTTTTGGGGCTTAATCATTAGCGTTCTAACGGACTTCGCCTACTTGATTGGGCTCAATGCGGTGCTAATTTTAACCTTCGCCATCTTACTGTTGCGCAGCCAAAAATCTCTATCGCCTTATTGTAAACGCGGGATCGCCTTACTGATTTTTATCGCCTTGATTTGGGCGACGTTAAGTTGGCGCATCGAACAGAACCGCATTGAACTCAATCCGCAAGGCATTTTGCTGGCCGAAATCTTAACCTTGCGTATGAATTTACTGCTGTTTTCCCTTTGGCTTTTTTTATGGAACATTAGCGATGCGGTGCTGTTACAAGCATTGAGCAAATTGCCGTTGCCGAAAAAATTACTACAACTGTTTATTTTAACGGTGCGCTATATTGCGCTTTTGAGTAAGCTTCGCCAAAAAATGGATCGCGCAATGCGCGCGCGCGGATTTTGTCCCGGCGTGAATCGTCGCACCCTTTATGTGATTGCACAGTCGGTTACGTTATTATTAATTCATGCCTTATTAAAAGCGGAAACGGCGCAAATTGCGTTGAAATGTCGCGGCTTTCAATTCACTCAGAAGAAGGAAAACGAAAATGTTGTCCGTTAA
- the cbiM gene encoding cobalt transporter CbiM, translating into MHLSEGVLHAPVLLTNAVLAAGGVAIGLRKLEQERLPLTALFAAAFFVAGTIHVPVGIGSVHLILNGMAGLFLGWTVFPAFLIALLLQVLFFSFGGFAVLGVNLCIMAIPAVIAHYLWRARLRPQMSLKNRLFVGIGAGVVGVGGAAALASLELMLDGGKSYTDLVWLLLASHLPVFVLDSVISVGVISLLCKMYPDALNRSVLASS; encoded by the coding sequence ATGCATTTATCTGAAGGCGTACTACACGCACCGGTTCTATTGACCAATGCGGTGCTCGCAGCAGGGGGCGTCGCAATTGGTTTGCGCAAACTTGAACAAGAGCGCTTACCGCTTACCGCATTATTCGCCGCTGCATTTTTTGTGGCAGGCACCATTCACGTACCGGTCGGCATCGGCAGCGTACATTTGATATTAAACGGCATGGCAGGGCTTTTCCTCGGTTGGACGGTATTTCCCGCGTTTCTGATTGCATTATTGCTGCAAGTTTTGTTTTTCTCCTTCGGCGGCTTTGCCGTATTGGGCGTAAATCTGTGTATTATGGCGATTCCCGCCGTCATCGCCCATTATTTATGGCGCGCACGTTTACGCCCGCAAATGAGCTTAAAAAATCGTCTGTTTGTCGGTATCGGGGCGGGCGTTGTTGGTGTAGGCGGCGCGGCGGCCTTAGCCTCTTTGGAATTAATGCTGGATGGCGGCAAAAGCTACACCGATCTGGTCTGGTTACTTTTGGCTTCGCACTTGCCGGTATTTGTGTTAGATAGCGTAATTAGCGTTGGTGTGATTAGCCTACTGTGCAAAATGTACCCCGACGCGCTAAATCGTTCCGTATTAGCGTCCTCATGA
- a CDS encoding carboxypeptidase regulatory-like domain-containing protein yields the protein MKILSFFTALLSLFFVAHAQAHALHVFAQYDGQMLSGKAYYSDMTPAAETYLEVQRSGVEEPILAGKTDAQGAFNLTVPDIANSTLKVVVEGEEGHRAAITADRIAPSNNKGADLMLLREDIAHLKTQIYLRDILGGIGYIVGIIGLFAWWNARKSKSEIEKERI from the coding sequence ATGAAAATTTTGTCGTTTTTCACTGCACTTTTAAGTCTTTTCTTCGTGGCGCACGCACAAGCCCACGCACTTCATGTATTTGCTCAATATGATGGGCAAATGCTTTCCGGCAAAGCCTATTATTCCGATATGACGCCTGCTGCCGAAACCTATTTGGAAGTGCAACGTTCCGGCGTCGAAGAACCGATTTTAGCGGGTAAAACGGATGCGCAGGGCGCGTTTAATCTGACCGTGCCGGATATTGCAAATAGCACATTAAAAGTGGTGGTAGAAGGCGAAGAAGGACATCGTGCGGCCATTACGGCCGATCGCATCGCCCCTTCAAATAACAAAGGGGCGGATTTGATGTTATTGCGTGAAGACATCGCTCATTTAAAAACCCAAATTTATCTGCGCGATATTTTGGGCGGCATCGGTTATATCGTCGGGATTATCGGCCTATTTGCGTGGTGGAACGCACGAAAAAGCAAAAGCGAAATTGAGAAGGAACGAATCTGA
- a CDS encoding DUF4198 domain-containing protein, which yields MDFKKIALNLAILLAATFAKAHNVWLEPTSSQGEYVMKFGHEETENYPQSKIQSIQVLNSQGKLTPLEYRFKNGEAYLTPQSELVFLEFNNGVWSKLPNGKYVEKTKREAPNAEFSTNPIKFGKAILKWGEQAFYAHNVAYELIPQSVAEAGKPLAILVLHNGKPVQGIKVGTGEDAPFNLTDEKGIAEFTPRKGANKVWAEFNEAVLNNPDYDRRSIEYMLTFDAN from the coding sequence ATGGACTTCAAAAAAATCGCCTTGAATTTGGCCATACTTTTAGCCGCCACCTTTGCCAAGGCGCATAATGTATGGCTAGAACCCACGTCATCGCAAGGCGAATACGTGATGAAATTCGGCCACGAAGAAACCGAAAATTATCCGCAATCCAAAATCCAGTCGATCCAAGTCTTAAATTCTCAAGGAAAATTAACCCCGCTTGAATACCGATTCAAAAATGGCGAAGCCTATTTGACACCCCAATCCGAACTCGTATTCCTTGAATTTAACAATGGCGTTTGGTCAAAATTGCCGAACGGTAAATATGTAGAAAAAACCAAACGCGAAGCACCAAACGCGGAATTTAGCACTAATCCGATAAAATTTGGCAAAGCGATTCTAAAATGGGGTGAACAAGCCTTTTACGCACATAACGTGGCCTACGAACTGATACCTCAAAGTGTAGCCGAGGCCGGTAAACCGCTTGCCATTCTTGTGTTACACAACGGCAAACCGGTGCAAGGGATTAAAGTTGGCACCGGTGAAGACGCACCGTTTAATTTAACCGATGAAAAAGGCATCGCCGAATTTACTCCACGCAAAGGTGCCAATAAAGTTTGGGCGGAATTTAATGAAGCTGTGTTGAATAATCCGGATTACGATCGCCGTTCAATTGAATACATGCTAACTTTTGACGCCAATTAA
- a CDS encoding Cd(II)/Pb(II)-responsive transcriptional regulator codes for MRIGQLADALGCTVETIRFYEKQGLLPAPHRTNGNFRKYDEEHVQRLSFICNCRSLDLSLNEIKTLLSLEDHNEQRTEEINRLLDRHIKDVAKRIHELAHLRMKLIELKEKTIGTDEDPMKLLLQHSVRFVRL; via the coding sequence ATGAGAATAGGTCAATTAGCCGATGCATTGGGTTGTACCGTAGAAACCATTCGTTTCTATGAGAAACAAGGTTTACTGCCGGCACCGCATCGCACCAACGGCAATTTCCGCAAATACGATGAAGAACACGTTCAACGTCTTTCTTTTATTTGCAATTGCCGTAGTTTGGATTTATCCCTTAATGAAATTAAAACCTTGCTTTCATTGGAAGATCACAACGAACAACGCACTGAAGAAATTAATCGTTTACTTGACCGTCATATTAAAGATGTTGCCAAACGCATCCATGAGCTTGCCCATTTGCGTATGAAACTTATTGAATTAAAAGAAAAAACCATTGGTACGGATGAAGATCCGATGAAATTATTACTGCAACATAGTGTGAGATTTGTACGGTTATAA
- the fumC gene encoding class II fumarate hydratase: protein MAFRIEKDTMGEVQVPADKYWAAQTERSRNNFKIGPAASMPHEVIEAFGYLKKAAAFANTDLGVLPAEKRDLIAQACDEILAGKLDDQFPLVIWQTGSGTQSNMNVNEVVANRAHVLHGGKLGEKSIIHPNDDVNKSQSSNDTFPTAMHIAAYKKVVETTIPAVERLQKTFAAKSEAFKNVVKIGRTHLMDATPLTLGQEFSAYAAQLHFGLLALKNTLPHLRQLALGGTAVGTGLNTPKGYDVKVAEYIAKFTGLPFITAENKFEALAAHDAIVETHGALRQLAMSLFKIANDIRLLASGPRSGIGEILIPENEPGSSIMPGKVNPTQCEAMTMVCAQVFGNDTTIAFVGSQGHFQLNVFNPVMIANFLQSAQLLADVCVSFDEHCATGIEPNYPRIKQQLENSLMLVTALNTHIGYENAAKIAKTAHKNGTTLREEAINLGLVSAEDFDKWVRPEDMVGSLK, encoded by the coding sequence ATGGCATTTCGTATTGAAAAAGACACTATGGGTGAAGTTCAGGTTCCGGCGGATAAGTATTGGGCGGCGCAAACCGAACGATCCCGTAATAATTTTAAAATTGGTCCTGCGGCTTCTATGCCACATGAAGTGATCGAAGCCTTTGGTTATTTGAAAAAAGCGGCAGCATTCGCGAATACCGATCTCGGCGTGTTGCCTGCGGAAAAACGGGATTTAATCGCGCAAGCCTGTGATGAAATTTTGGCTGGCAAATTAGACGATCAATTCCCATTGGTGATTTGGCAAACCGGTTCCGGTACGCAATCCAATATGAACGTGAATGAAGTGGTGGCAAACCGTGCTCACGTTTTACACGGTGGCAAATTGGGCGAAAAATCCATTATTCACCCGAATGATGATGTGAACAAATCTCAATCCTCCAACGACACCTTCCCGACCGCCATGCACATTGCGGCATATAAAAAAGTGGTGGAAACCACCATTCCTGCGGTAGAACGTTTACAAAAAACCTTTGCAGCAAAATCTGAAGCATTTAAAAATGTGGTGAAAATCGGTCGTACCCACTTAATGGACGCCACGCCGCTCACATTAGGTCAGGAATTTTCCGCTTATGCGGCGCAATTACATTTCGGTTTGCTTGCGTTAAAAAACACTCTGCCACATTTGCGCCAATTAGCCCTTGGTGGCACGGCAGTGGGCACCGGTTTGAACACACCGAAAGGTTATGACGTGAAAGTGGCGGAATACATCGCTAAATTTACCGGTTTGCCATTCATCACCGCCGAAAACAAATTTGAAGCCTTGGCGGCGCATGATGCCATCGTGGAAACCCACGGCGCATTACGTCAACTTGCTATGAGCTTATTCAAAATTGCTAACGACATTCGTTTATTGGCCTCCGGTCCGCGCTCCGGTATCGGTGAAATCTTAATTCCGGAAAATGAACCGGGTTCTTCCATCATGCCGGGCAAAGTGAATCCGACCCAATGCGAAGCCATGACTATGGTATGCGCACAAGTGTTTGGTAACGACACCACTATTGCATTCGTGGGCTCACAAGGTCACTTCCAATTGAATGTGTTCAATCCGGTGATGATCGCCAACTTCCTGCAATCCGCGCAATTGTTGGCGGATGTCTGCGTGTCCTTCGACGAGCACTGTGCAACCGGTATCGAACCTAACTATCCGCGTATTAAACAACAGCTTGAAAATTCATTAATGTTGGTGACTGCGCTGAATACTCACATTGGTTATGAAAACGCAGCGAAAATTGCCAAAACCGCACACAAAAACGGCACAACTCTTCGTGAAGAAGCCATTAATCTTGGTTTGGTTTCTGCTGAAGATTTCGACAAATGGGTGCGTCCGGAAGACATGGTGGGCAGTTTGAAATAA
- a CDS encoding chalcone isomerase family protein — MKIRFLFAAIFAFLSTELSAHWLPVGNAEYTWGPFHVYSVGLFSETGSYQNNQRPLMFSIKYEKPIEGKNFAITLIKEMEAQQISADDTTEWLKKMQQIFPDFSPNDILNFVALEDKGYFIANDTVLDHEFDAKFTQAFIDIWLSPKSSFVKLQPQLLGKEKSGQDNKEFQHQPASEPFDEENAMPELPPNYDLKNNLKG, encoded by the coding sequence ATGAAAATCAGATTTCTTTTTGCCGCAATTTTTGCGTTCCTTTCAACCGAGCTTTCTGCCCATTGGTTGCCTGTTGGTAATGCCGAATATACTTGGGGGCCTTTCCATGTTTACAGTGTCGGACTTTTTTCCGAAACCGGCTCTTATCAAAATAATCAGCGCCCATTAATGTTTTCCATCAAATATGAAAAACCGATTGAAGGTAAAAATTTTGCTATTACTTTGATTAAAGAAATGGAAGCCCAACAAATTAGTGCAGATGACACCACGGAATGGTTGAAAAAAATGCAGCAAATTTTCCCTGACTTTTCACCAAACGATATTTTAAATTTTGTCGCTTTAGAAGATAAAGGTTATTTCATCGCGAACGATACAGTATTGGATCACGAATTTGATGCTAAATTCACTCAAGCTTTTATTGATATTTGGCTTTCACCGAAAAGCAGTTTTGTGAAACTTCAACCACAGCTTTTGGGCAAAGAGAAAAGCGGTCAAGATAATAAAGAATTTCAACATCAGCCGGCGAGCGAGCCTTTCGATGAAGAGAATGCCATGCCCGAATTACCGCCGAATTATGATCTAAAAAATAATCTAAAGGGGTAA
- a CDS encoding RimK family alpha-L-glutamate ligase, giving the protein MKLLMLCREPRLYSCQRLKQSAEQRGHKMEILDPNRCLLKLTENLPHFEIDYQPQEGEPYRLPAYDAVLPRFGTASTKTGCAVLRHFQAKGIYCLNSEQAFLAARDKWRSLQILSEQGIAVPHTQLSGAEVLPKTAIRKMAEPLVIKTLNGSQGIGVVLAEQASNAVAILELLKETGVPVLLQDFVEEARGKDIRCFVIGDKVVASMQRIGPEGEFRANFHRGGSANKITLSEDEKQIAIKAAKALGLAVAGVDLIRSKQGLLVLEVNASPGLEMIEKTSGVNVALEMILFLEKAVL; this is encoded by the coding sequence ATGAAATTGTTAATGCTTTGTCGCGAACCGCGTTTGTATAGTTGCCAACGATTAAAACAAAGCGCCGAGCAGCGCGGCCATAAAATGGAGATTTTGGATCCGAACCGCTGTCTATTAAAACTCACGGAAAATTTACCGCATTTTGAAATTGACTATCAACCACAGGAAGGTGAACCTTATCGTTTACCCGCTTACGATGCGGTGCTACCGCGGTTTGGTACCGCCAGCACGAAAACAGGCTGTGCGGTGTTACGCCATTTTCAAGCAAAAGGAATCTATTGTTTAAATTCCGAACAGGCCTTTTTAGCCGCTCGCGATAAATGGCGCAGTTTACAAATTCTAAGTGAGCAAGGTATCGCGGTGCCACATACCCAATTAAGCGGAGCTGAGGTTTTGCCTAAAACGGCGATACGAAAAATGGCTGAACCGTTGGTCATTAAAACCCTTAATGGTTCGCAAGGAATCGGTGTCGTACTGGCGGAACAAGCTTCCAATGCGGTTGCCATTTTGGAGTTACTCAAAGAGACCGGCGTACCGGTGTTATTGCAAGATTTTGTAGAGGAGGCTCGCGGTAAGGATATTCGCTGTTTTGTAATCGGCGATAAAGTGGTGGCAAGTATGCAACGTATCGGACCGGAAGGAGAATTCCGCGCTAATTTTCACCGCGGCGGAAGTGCAAATAAAATAACGCTGTCCGAAGATGAAAAACAAATTGCTATAAAAGCCGCAAAAGCCCTGGGATTGGCTGTTGCCGGTGTAGATTTAATTCGCTCGAAACAGGGTTTGTTAGTGCTTGAAGTCAATGCCAGCCCCGGTTTGGAAATGATCGAGAAAACCAGTGGCGTCAATGTAGCTTTAGAGATGATTTTATTTTTGGAAAAGGCTGTTTTATGA
- a CDS encoding GrxA family glutaredoxin, producing the protein MFVVIFGRPGCPYCVRAKNLAEKLKGEVADFDYRYVDIHAEGITKEDLSKSVGKPVETVPQIFIDEKPIGGCTDFEALMKEQFGIVA; encoded by the coding sequence ATGTTTGTCGTTATTTTTGGCCGTCCGGGCTGCCCGTATTGCGTACGCGCAAAAAATCTTGCCGAAAAATTAAAAGGTGAAGTAGCCGATTTCGATTATCGTTATGTGGATATCCATGCGGAAGGTATTACTAAAGAGGATTTATCGAAATCCGTTGGAAAACCGGTTGAAACTGTGCCGCAGATCTTTATTGATGAAAAGCCAATCGGCGGTTGTACCGATTTTGAAGCCTTAATGAAAGAACAATTCGGTATCGTAGCTTAA
- a CDS encoding methyltransferase domain-containing protein: MRETHKSIVQRRIKNINFINRYFVGNGIDIGGGPDSLAQFLGIFPKMLSVRTWDLEDGDGQYLETVPDCTFDFVYSSHCLEHLYDPVIGLQNWLRVLKPNGFLIVTIPDEDLYEQGIWPSVKNTDHKHSFTIHKNNSLMPASVNVLDLARHFSDQVNIESIIQVHDYYREGLPREIDQTLGDAECAIEFIWQKK; the protein is encoded by the coding sequence ATGAGAGAAACACACAAATCGATTGTTCAACGTCGGATTAAAAATATTAATTTTATCAATAGATACTTTGTCGGAAACGGCATCGATATTGGCGGTGGCCCTGATTCTCTAGCCCAGTTCTTAGGTATTTTTCCTAAAATGCTAAGTGTAAGAACTTGGGATCTTGAGGACGGTGACGGACAATATCTTGAAACCGTTCCTGATTGTACTTTTGATTTTGTTTATTCCTCCCACTGTTTAGAACATTTATATGACCCTGTTATCGGGTTGCAAAACTGGTTACGTGTGTTAAAGCCGAACGGTTTCTTAATCGTCACGATTCCGGACGAAGATCTATACGAGCAAGGCATTTGGCCTTCAGTAAAAAATACCGACCACAAACATAGTTTCACCATTCACAAAAATAATTCTTTAATGCCGGCTTCCGTAAACGTACTGGATCTTGCCCGACACTTTTCCGACCAAGTTAATATCGAAAGTATTATTCAAGTGCACGATTATTATCGTGAAGGCTTACCGCGGGAAATTGACCAAACGCTAGGTGATGCCGAATGTGCCATTGAATTTATTTGGCAGAAGAAATAA
- the fdhF gene encoding formate dehydrogenase subunit alpha has translation MKKVITVCPYCASGCKIHLLVENNKIVGAEGANGKTNEGELCLKGYYGWDFVHDTKILTPRLTQPMIRYKRGEPFTPVSWEEVISYTANRLRKIKEKYGNESIMVTGSSRGPGNEVNFVMQKFARAVLGNNNVDCCARVUHGPSVTGLLKSVGNGAMSNSIVEIEDTKCVFIFGYNASTSHPIVARRINHAKQKGAKIIVCDPRKIETARIADIYAPLANGSNVAFLNAMMNVILEEGLQDQKFIDEHTENFDVFYETVKSYTPESTQHITGIEPKMLREIARTYAKAETATILWGMGVCQFRQGVETVRALASLAMLTGNLGKPNVGVNPVRGQNNVQGACDMGALFNVLPGYQSFADPEINAKFAKAWGVPSIPTKPGVPLSEVPEAIMEDKIKAFYIMGEDTLQTEPDINAVKKAFEKVEFLIVQDIFMTQTAAEADVLLPATSCAEHEGVYSAADRGFQRFYKAVEPTGNVKDDWEIISLIAQAMGYPMHYNNTQEIWDELRSLCPIYKGATYEKMEGLGYIQWPCTDEGPEDQGTSYLYKGQIFDRPNGKAEFFACDWEPPMEVVSEEFPLVLSTVREVGHYSCRSMTGNCRALAALADEPGFVQMNDQDAKALGIKNNDLVWIASSRGKVISRADVSTRTNKGACYMTYQWWIGKCNELTAEHLNPGSRTPEYKYSAVRIEKIDDQAWAEQYVISEYTKLKKRLRETALAA, from the coding sequence ATTAAAAAAGTGATTACTGTATGTCCGTATTGCGCTTCAGGTTGTAAAATCCATCTTTTGGTGGAGAACAACAAAATTGTGGGAGCTGAAGGTGCAAACGGCAAAACCAACGAAGGGGAGTTGTGCCTAAAAGGATATTACGGCTGGGATTTCGTGCATGACACAAAAATCCTGACTCCTCGCTTGACTCAACCGATGATCCGCTACAAACGTGGCGAACCATTCACACCGGTAAGCTGGGAAGAGGTAATTTCTTACACCGCTAACCGTCTCAGAAAAATCAAAGAAAAATACGGCAACGAATCAATCATGGTAACGGGCTCTTCCCGTGGACCGGGCAACGAAGTGAATTTCGTGATGCAAAAATTCGCCCGTGCGGTATTAGGCAATAACAACGTTGACTGTTGTGCGCGCGTATGACACGGCCCTTCTGTAACAGGTCTGCTCAAATCGGTCGGTAACGGCGCAATGTCTAATTCAATCGTTGAGATTGAAGATACCAAATGCGTATTTATTTTTGGCTATAATGCCTCTACTTCACACCCGATTGTGGCGCGTCGAATTAATCACGCTAAACAAAAAGGGGCGAAAATCATTGTTTGTGACCCGCGTAAAATCGAAACTGCCCGTATTGCGGACATTTATGCTCCGCTTGCTAACGGCAGTAACGTGGCATTCTTGAATGCCATGATGAATGTGATTTTAGAAGAAGGGTTGCAAGATCAAAAATTTATCGATGAACATACTGAAAATTTCGATGTGTTCTATGAAACCGTTAAATCCTACACACCGGAATCCACTCAACATATCACCGGTATCGAGCCGAAAATGTTGCGTGAAATCGCTCGCACTTATGCCAAAGCGGAAACAGCCACCATCTTGTGGGGGATGGGCGTATGTCAGTTCCGTCAAGGGGTAGAAACCGTGCGTGCCTTGGCAAGTTTGGCAATGTTGACGGGTAACTTAGGTAAACCGAATGTGGGTGTAAACCCTGTGCGCGGCCAAAACAACGTACAAGGCGCTTGCGATATGGGCGCGTTGTTTAACGTCTTACCAGGCTACCAAAGCTTTGCCGATCCGGAAATTAATGCAAAATTTGCGAAAGCTTGGGGAGTGCCGTCCATTCCAACCAAACCAGGCGTGCCGCTCAGCGAAGTGCCGGAAGCCATCATGGAAGATAAAATCAAGGCGTTCTACATCATGGGCGAAGATACATTGCAGACAGAGCCTGATATCAATGCCGTGAAAAAGGCCTTTGAGAAAGTGGAATTTCTGATTGTGCAAGATATTTTCATGACCCAAACCGCCGCGGAAGCGGACGTGTTATTGCCGGCAACTTCTTGTGCCGAACATGAAGGCGTATATAGTGCTGCCGACCGTGGTTTCCAACGCTTCTATAAAGCCGTTGAACCGACCGGTAATGTGAAAGACGACTGGGAAATTATCAGTCTCATCGCACAAGCCATGGGCTACCCAATGCACTATAACAACACCCAAGAAATCTGGGATGAGCTTCGTTCGCTTTGCCCGATTTATAAAGGTGCGACTTACGAAAAAATGGAAGGCTTAGGTTATATCCAATGGCCTTGTACCGACGAAGGACCGGAAGATCAAGGCACGTCTTATTTGTATAAAGGACAAATCTTTGACCGTCCGAACGGCAAAGCCGAGTTCTTTGCCTGCGACTGGGAACCGCCAATGGAAGTCGTTTCCGAAGAATTTCCACTCGTGCTTTCCACCGTGCGCGAAGTGGGTCACTATTCCTGCCGTTCAATGACCGGTAACTGCCGAGCGCTTGCTGCGCTTGCCGATGAGCCGGGATTTGTGCAAATGAACGACCAAGATGCCAAAGCCCTTGGTATCAAAAACAACGACTTGGTATGGATTGCTTCATCTCGCGGTAAAGTGATTTCTCGCGCGGATGTTAGCACCCGCACCAACAAAGGCGCTTGTTATATGACCTACCAATGGTGGATCGGAAAATGTAACGAACTCACTGCCGAACATTTGAACCCGGGTTCTCGTACGCCGGAATACAAATACAGTGCAGTGCGGATCGAAAAAATCGATGACCAAGCTTGGGCGGAGCAGTATGTGATCAGCGAATACACCAAACTCAAAAAACGCTTAAGAGAGACCGCATTGGCAGCTTAA
- a CDS encoding TOBE domain-containing protein, with protein MKNTEILLTIKLQQTLFIDPKRVRLLKEIQQCGSINQAAKNAKVSYKSAWDHLEAMHKISPRPLLERNIGGKNGGGTALTTYAERLLQLYDLLEKTQDHAFQILQDESVPLDSLLSATARFSLQSSARNQFFGKVACQRIIDSRCVVDVNVTNLPEPLHVSITTKSSARLKLMTEKEVMLMFKAPWVKITKQPLENQANQFAVTIKSVNDEEAILQFGDTDIEFCATVSRPNDWQVGQQVWVHIDQEQIILATLG; from the coding sequence ATGAAAAATACTGAAATTTTACTCACAATCAAATTACAACAAACGCTTTTTATTGACCCTAAACGCGTGCGTTTACTCAAAGAAATTCAACAATGCGGTTCCATTAATCAGGCGGCGAAAAACGCTAAAGTCAGCTATAAAAGCGCTTGGGATCACTTAGAAGCGATGCACAAAATCAGCCCGCGTCCTTTGTTGGAACGCAATATCGGCGGCAAAAACGGGGGCGGCACTGCACTTACTACTTACGCCGAGCGCTTACTTCAGCTTTATGATTTACTGGAAAAAACACAAGATCACGCATTTCAAATTCTGCAAGACGAATCGGTGCCGCTCGATAGTTTACTCAGTGCCACCGCACGTTTTTCCTTGCAAAGTAGCGCACGCAATCAATTCTTCGGCAAAGTGGCTTGCCAACGCATTATTGATTCCCGTTGCGTAGTGGATGTAAATGTGACGAATTTGCCGGAACCGTTGCACGTTTCGATCACCACCAAAAGTTCTGCCCGCTTGAAACTGATGACCGAAAAAGAAGTGATGCTGATGTTTAAAGCGCCTTGGGTAAAAATCACCAAACAACCGTTAGAAAACCAAGCCAATCAGTTTGCGGTGACGATTAAATCTGTCAATGACGAAGAAGCGATTCTGCAATTCGGTGACACTGACATTGAATTTTGCGCCACCGTCAGCCGACCAAACGATTGGCAAGTTGGTCAGCAAGTTTGGGTACACATCGATCAAGAACAAATTATTTTGGCAACACTGGGGTGA